A region of Streptomyces sp. NBC_01750 DNA encodes the following proteins:
- a CDS encoding DUF6274 family protein has translation MAASAARQHETRALLRAHLKAASGYRHLTRHCPICHRLQRLAMELPASAPALAPAADDEGPATG, from the coding sequence ATGGCGGCGTCCGCAGCGAGGCAGCACGAGACAAGGGCGCTTCTACGCGCCCATCTGAAGGCCGCGTCCGGCTACCGGCATCTCACAAGGCACTGTCCGATCTGCCATCGCCTCCAACGGCTCGCCATGGAACTGCCGGCTTCCGCCCCCGCGCTCGCTCCCGCAGCCGACGACGAAGGTCCCGCCACTGGGTGA
- the hrpA gene encoding ATP-dependent RNA helicase HrpA — protein sequence MSTSFADLQTLLAGVSLRDAQRLGRRLEGARRIHEPEARQAVLDEIATEAERSAARVTRRAGRVPEVTYPEQLPVSQKKDLILEAIRDHQVVIVAGETGSGKTTQIPKICLELGRGVRGMIGHTQPRRLAARTVAERVAEELRTPLGEAVGWKVRFTDQVNQDATFVKLMTDGILLAEIQTDRELRAYDTIIIDEAHERSLNIDFLLGYLAQLLPKRPDLKVIITSATIDPERFSRHFGEAPIVEVSGRTYPVEVRYRPLLEDDSEESDRDQITAICDAVEELQSEGKGDILVFLSGEREIRDTADALNKKQYRFTEVLPLYARLSHAEQHRVFQPHTGRRIVLATNVAETSLTVPGIKYVIDPGTARISRYSHRTKVQRLPIERISQASANQRKGRCGRTSDGICIRLYSEDDFVSRPEFTDAEILRTNLASVILQMTAAGLGDIEKFPFLDPPDHRNIRDGVQLLQELGAFDPVQKDPKKKLTQLGRKLSQLPVDPRLARMVIEADKNGCVREVMVIAAALSIQDPRERPADKQTQADQQHARFKDETSDFLAFLNLWRYIREQQKERGSSSFRRMCKQEYLNFLRIREWQDIYAQLRTVAKQMGMHLEEPSTEAAAPEQSVHTSLLAGLLSHIGLKDTDKNEYLGARSAKFAVFPGSALFKKPPRFIMSAELVETSRLWARVNARVEPEWIEPLAQHLVKRTYSEPHWEKDAAAVMAYERVTLYGVPIVAQRKVNYGRIDPETSRDLFIRNALVEGDWRTHHKFFADNRKLLTEVEELEHRARRRDILVDDETLFDFYDQRVPDHVVSGAHFDSWWKHKRRDEPELLDFEREMLINEKAGSVTKDDYPDSWRQGALKFRVTYQFEPGSDADGVTVHVPLQVLNQVTSEGFDWQIPGLREDVVMELIRSLPKPIRRHYVPAPNYARAFLERAVPLQEALPVTLARELQRMVGVPVTADDFDLTRIPDHLKITFRIVDERRKKLAENKDLEALKLQLKPKARQALSQAAAAATSGPSGESLERTGLTDWTLGTLIRVFETRRAGQPVRAYPALVDDGATVSVRLFDTEAEQQQAMWRGTRRLILLNIPVNPAKFASDKLNNQQKLALSRNPHGSIQALFDDCAMAAADKLIADHGGPAWDEESFRKLYDKVRADLVDATVRTVDQVQQILAAWQACERRLKATNSLTLVSNVQDVREQLAALVPAGFVTGTGLRRLPDLMRYLVAVDRRLQQMPTGVQRDTTRMEKVHEMQDEYAWLLEQMPQGRPVPQEVLDIRWMIEELRVSYFAHALGTAQPVSDKRIVKAIDAAAP from the coding sequence ATGTCTACTTCCTTCGCCGATCTTCAGACCCTGCTGGCCGGGGTGTCGCTGCGCGACGCCCAGCGGCTCGGCCGTCGTCTCGAGGGCGCCCGCCGTATCCATGAGCCCGAGGCGCGGCAGGCCGTGCTGGACGAGATCGCCACCGAGGCCGAGCGCTCCGCCGCCCGCGTCACGCGGCGCGCCGGCCGCGTGCCCGAGGTCACGTACCCCGAGCAGCTGCCGGTCAGCCAGAAGAAGGACCTGATTCTCGAGGCGATACGGGACCACCAGGTCGTGATCGTCGCGGGCGAGACCGGTTCGGGCAAGACGACCCAGATCCCGAAGATCTGTCTGGAGCTGGGCCGGGGCGTGCGCGGCATGATCGGACATACCCAGCCGCGCAGGCTCGCCGCCCGTACCGTGGCCGAGCGCGTCGCGGAGGAGCTCCGTACCCCGCTCGGTGAGGCGGTCGGCTGGAAGGTCCGCTTCACCGACCAGGTCAACCAGGACGCCACCTTCGTCAAGCTGATGACGGACGGCATCCTCCTCGCCGAGATCCAGACGGACCGCGAGCTGCGCGCGTACGACACGATCATCATCGACGAGGCCCATGAGCGGTCCCTCAACATCGACTTCCTGCTCGGTTACCTCGCCCAGCTGCTGCCGAAGCGCCCCGACCTCAAGGTGATCATCACCTCCGCGACGATCGACCCGGAGCGCTTCTCGCGCCACTTCGGCGAGGCTCCGATCGTCGAGGTCAGCGGCCGTACGTACCCCGTCGAGGTCCGCTACCGCCCGCTCCTCGAGGACGACAGCGAAGAGTCCGACCGCGACCAGATCACCGCGATCTGCGACGCCGTCGAGGAGCTCCAGTCCGAGGGGAAGGGCGACATCCTCGTCTTCCTCTCCGGCGAGCGCGAGATCCGCGACACCGCGGACGCGCTCAACAAGAAGCAGTACAGATTCACCGAGGTGCTCCCCCTGTACGCACGGCTCTCGCACGCCGAGCAGCACCGCGTCTTCCAGCCGCACACCGGCCGCCGCATCGTCCTCGCCACGAACGTCGCCGAGACCTCTCTGACCGTCCCCGGCATCAAGTACGTGATCGACCCGGGCACCGCACGTATCTCCCGCTACAGCCACCGCACCAAGGTCCAGCGACTGCCCATCGAGCGGATCAGCCAGGCCAGCGCCAACCAGCGCAAGGGGCGCTGCGGCCGTACGTCCGACGGCATCTGCATCCGTCTCTACTCCGAGGACGACTTCGTCTCCCGTCCCGAGTTCACGGACGCCGAGATCCTCCGTACGAATCTGGCCTCCGTCATCCTTCAGATGACCGCGGCCGGCCTCGGCGACATCGAGAAGTTCCCCTTCCTCGACCCGCCGGACCACCGCAACATCCGCGACGGCGTCCAGCTCCTGCAGGAACTGGGCGCGTTCGACCCGGTCCAGAAGGATCCGAAGAAGAAGCTGACGCAGCTCGGCCGCAAGCTGAGCCAGCTGCCCGTCGACCCGCGACTGGCCCGCATGGTCATAGAGGCCGACAAGAACGGCTGTGTACGCGAGGTCATGGTGATCGCGGCCGCGCTCTCCATCCAGGACCCACGCGAGCGGCCCGCCGACAAGCAGACGCAGGCCGACCAGCAGCACGCCCGCTTCAAGGACGAGACCTCCGACTTCCTCGCCTTCCTCAACCTCTGGCGCTACATCCGCGAGCAGCAGAAGGAGCGCGGCTCCTCCAGCTTCCGCCGGATGTGCAAGCAGGAGTATCTGAACTTCCTGCGCATCCGCGAGTGGCAGGACATCTATGCGCAGCTGCGTACGGTCGCCAAGCAGATGGGCATGCATCTGGAGGAGCCCTCGACGGAGGCGGCTGCGCCCGAGCAGTCCGTCCACACCTCGCTGCTGGCGGGCCTGCTCTCGCACATCGGCCTCAAGGACACCGACAAGAACGAGTATCTGGGCGCCCGCAGCGCCAAGTTCGCGGTCTTCCCCGGCTCGGCGCTCTTCAAGAAGCCCCCGCGCTTCATCATGTCGGCGGAGCTCGTCGAGACCTCCCGGCTGTGGGCCCGCGTCAACGCCAGGGTCGAGCCGGAGTGGATCGAGCCGCTCGCCCAGCATCTGGTCAAGCGCACCTACAGCGAGCCGCACTGGGAGAAGGACGCGGCAGCGGTGATGGCGTACGAGCGGGTCACGCTGTACGGCGTGCCGATCGTCGCGCAGCGCAAGGTGAACTACGGACGGATCGACCCGGAGACGTCCCGCGATCTGTTCATCCGCAACGCTCTGGTCGAGGGCGACTGGCGTACGCACCACAAGTTCTTCGCCGACAACCGCAAGCTCCTGACCGAGGTCGAGGAGTTGGAGCACCGCGCCCGCCGCCGCGACATCCTGGTGGACGACGAGACCCTCTTCGACTTCTACGACCAGCGGGTGCCCGATCATGTCGTGTCGGGCGCGCACTTCGACTCCTGGTGGAAGCACAAGCGCCGGGACGAGCCCGAACTTCTCGATTTCGAGCGCGAGATGCTCATCAACGAGAAGGCCGGATCGGTCACCAAGGACGACTATCCGGACTCCTGGCGCCAGGGTGCGCTGAAGTTCCGGGTGACGTACCAGTTCGAGCCGGGCTCGGACGCGGACGGCGTGACCGTTCACGTCCCTCTCCAGGTGCTGAACCAGGTCACCTCCGAGGGCTTCGACTGGCAGATCCCGGGTCTGCGCGAGGATGTGGTGATGGAGCTGATCCGCTCCCTCCCCAAGCCGATCCGCCGGCACTACGTCCCCGCCCCGAACTACGCGAGAGCCTTCCTCGAGAGGGCCGTTCCCCTCCAGGAGGCGCTCCCCGTGACGCTCGCGCGCGAGCTGCAGCGCATGGTCGGCGTCCCGGTCACGGCCGACGACTTCGACCTGACCCGGATCCCCGATCACCTGAAGATCACGTTCCGGATCGTCGATGAGCGCCGCAAGAAGCTCGCGGAGAACAAGGACCTGGAGGCCCTGAAGCTCCAGCTGAAGCCGAAGGCGCGCCAGGCCCTCTCCCAGGCCGCGGCGGCCGCCACGTCCGGCCCCTCGGGGGAGTCCCTGGAGCGCACGGGTCTGACGGACTGGACGCTCGGCACGCTGATCCGTGTCTTCGAGACCCGCAGGGCCGGCCAGCCGGTCAGGGCGTACCCGGCCCTGGTCGACGACGGTGCGACCGTCTCCGTACGCCTCTTCGACACCGAGGCCGAGCAGCAGCAGGCGATGTGGCGGGGCACACGGCGGCTGATCCTGCTCAACATCCCGGTGAACCCGGCCAAGTTCGCCTCGGACAAGCTCAACAACCAGCAGAAGCTGGCGCTGTCCCGTAACCCTCACGGCTCGATCCAGGCGCTCTTCGACGACTGCGCGATGGCTGCGGCGGACAAGCTGATCGCCGACCACGGCGGTCCGGCCTGGGACGAGGAGTCCTTCCGCAAGCTGTACGACAAGGTGCGTGCCGACCTGGTCGACGCGACGGTACGGACCGTGGACCAGGTCCAGCAGATCCTGGCCGCCTGGCAGGCCTGCGAGCGCCGCCTGAAGGCCACGAACAGCCTGACGCTCGTCAGCAACGTCCAGGACGTACGGGAGCAGCTCGCGGCCCTCGTGCCGGCCGGCTTCGTCACGGGGACGGGCCTGCGGCGGCTCCCGGACCTGATGCGCTACCTGGTCGCGGTGGACCGCCGGCTGCAGCAGATGCCGACGGGCGTGCAGCGCGACACGACACGCATGGAGAAGGTCCACGAGATGCAGGACGAGTACGCCTGGCTGCTGGAACAGATGCCGCAGGGCCGCCCGGTCCCGCAGGAGGTCCTGGACATCCGCTGGATGATCGAGGAGCTGCGTGTGAGCTACTTCGCGCACGCGCTGGGCACGGCCCAACCGGTCTCCGACAAGCGCATCGTCAAGGCGATCGACGCGGCGGCGCCATGA
- the bldC gene encoding developmental transcriptional regulator BldC — protein MTARTPDAEPLLTPAEVATMFRVDPKTVTRWAKAGKLTSIRTLGGHRRYREAEVRALLAGIPQQRSEA, from the coding sequence ATGACCGCTCGCACCCCTGATGCCGAGCCGCTGCTGACCCCGGCTGAGGTTGCCACGATGTTCCGCGTGGACCCGAAGACGGTCACCCGTTGGGCCAAGGCTGGCAAGCTCACGTCCATCCGCACGCTCGGTGGACATCGTCGGTACCGCGAGGCAGAGGTCCGCGCACTGCTTGCGGGTATTCCGCAGCAGCGTAGCGAGGCCTGA
- a CDS encoding maleylpyruvate isomerase family mycothiol-dependent enzyme: MPPAKKRTRSYDPAKIRAAALAQFENVRQAVGTLTPEQLALPTRLGDWTVRDLAGHITMAVGAVGRGLEQREPARQEVDLLDWPFATVAFAGKVSDDTKEIAASAEPEELYVRTAARLAELLPAASDSRLLATRVGAMRLGDFLVTRTVELIVHTDDLNDATGLGIPYDRQALAACTRLLADALAVKAPGASTEVRVPPFAVVQCVEGPRHTRGTPSNVVETDPLTWIRLATGRTEWAEALEAAKVSASGERADLSALLPILG, from the coding sequence ATGCCACCGGCCAAGAAGCGCACGCGCAGCTACGACCCCGCAAAGATCCGCGCCGCCGCCCTCGCCCAGTTCGAGAACGTACGGCAGGCGGTGGGCACGCTCACGCCCGAGCAGCTCGCTCTGCCCACCCGCCTCGGCGACTGGACCGTGCGCGATCTGGCCGGGCACATCACCATGGCCGTCGGAGCGGTCGGCCGGGGTCTCGAGCAGCGCGAGCCCGCCAGGCAGGAAGTCGACCTGCTGGACTGGCCGTTCGCGACTGTCGCATTCGCCGGGAAGGTCTCCGACGACACCAAGGAGATCGCGGCGAGCGCCGAGCCCGAAGAGCTCTATGTGCGAACTGCCGCCCGGCTCGCCGAGTTGCTGCCCGCCGCGTCCGACAGCCGACTGCTCGCCACCCGCGTCGGCGCGATGCGCCTCGGCGACTTCCTCGTCACCCGCACCGTCGAACTCATCGTTCACACAGACGACTTGAACGACGCGACAGGCCTCGGTATCCCGTACGACCGACAGGCGCTCGCCGCCTGCACCCGGCTCCTCGCCGACGCTCTCGCGGTGAAGGCCCCCGGGGCATCCACCGAGGTGCGCGTGCCGCCGTTCGCGGTCGTGCAGTGCGTCGAAGGCCCGCGGCACACGCGCGGCACCCCGTCCAATGTCGTCGAGACCGACCCGCTGACCTGGATCCGGCTCGCCACGGGGCGCACGGAATGGGCCGAGGCGCTCGAGGCGGCGAAGGTCAGCGCGAGCGGCGAGCGCGCCGACCTCTCGGCGCTGCTGCCGATCCTCGGCTGA
- a CDS encoding DUF3073 domain-containing protein, whose translation MGRGRAKAKQTKVARQLKYNSGGTDLSRLANELGASPSSQPPNAEPFEDDDEEDDPYAQYADLYNDDDDEDDESGPSSQRRGA comes from the coding sequence ATGGGGCGCGGCCGGGCCAAGGCCAAGCAGACGAAGGTCGCCCGCCAGCTGAAGTACAACAGCGGCGGGACTGACCTGTCGCGTCTGGCCAATGAGCTGGGCGCATCGCCTTCGAGTCAACCACCGAACGCTGAGCCGTTCGAGGACGACGACGAGGAAGATGACCCGTACGCACAGTACGCGGATCTGTACAACGACGACGATGACGAGGACGACGAGTCCGGTCCGTCGTCGCAGCGCCGCGGCGCTTGA
- the purF gene encoding amidophosphoribosyltransferase, protein MPRGDGRLNHDLLPGEKGPQDACGVFGVWAPGEEVAKLTYFGLYALQHRGQESAGIAVSNGSQILVFKDMGLVSQVFDETSLGSLRGHIAVGHARYSTTGASVWENAQPTFRATANGSIALGHNGNLVNTAQLAEMVAELPKENGRATQVAATNDTDLVTALLAGQVDDDGKPLTVEAAAAKVLPDVRGAFSLVFMDEGTLYAARDPQGIRPLVLGRLDRGWVVASESAALDICGATYVREIEPGELIAIDENGLRTSRFADAKPKGCVFEYVYLARPDTDIAGRNVYLSRVEMGRRLAKEAPVDADLVIATPESGTPAAIGYAEASGIPYGSGLVKNAYVGRTFIQPSQTIRQLGIRLKLNPLKEVIRGKRLVVVDDSIVRGNTQRALVKMLREAGAAEVHIRISSPPVKWPCFFGIDFATRAELIANGMTIEEIGASLGADSLSYISLDGMIEATTIAKPNLCRACFDGEYPMDLPDPELLGKQLLETELAGGADAADALRRP, encoded by the coding sequence GTGCCACGTGGTGACGGACGACTCAACCACGACCTGCTCCCCGGTGAGAAGGGCCCCCAAGACGCTTGTGGCGTCTTCGGTGTCTGGGCCCCCGGCGAAGAGGTCGCGAAGCTCACTTACTTCGGGCTCTACGCCCTCCAACATCGAGGTCAGGAGTCCGCGGGAATCGCGGTGAGCAACGGCTCACAGATCCTCGTATTCAAGGACATGGGCCTGGTCTCGCAGGTCTTCGACGAAACCTCCCTCGGTTCCCTCCGGGGTCATATCGCGGTCGGTCACGCCCGCTACTCGACCACGGGCGCTTCCGTGTGGGAGAACGCGCAGCCGACCTTCCGGGCAACCGCCAACGGCTCCATCGCGCTCGGCCACAACGGAAATCTGGTCAATACCGCCCAGCTCGCCGAGATGGTCGCCGAGCTCCCCAAGGAGAACGGCCGGGCCACCCAGGTCGCGGCGACCAATGACACCGATCTGGTCACCGCACTCCTCGCGGGCCAGGTCGACGACGACGGCAAGCCGCTGACCGTAGAGGCGGCCGCAGCCAAGGTGCTGCCGGACGTCAGGGGAGCCTTCTCGCTCGTCTTCATGGACGAGGGCACCCTGTACGCGGCCCGCGACCCGCAGGGCATCCGCCCGCTCGTACTCGGCCGCCTCGACCGCGGCTGGGTCGTTGCGAGCGAGTCCGCCGCCCTCGACATCTGCGGAGCAACCTACGTTCGCGAGATCGAGCCGGGCGAGCTCATCGCCATCGACGAGAACGGCCTCCGCACTTCCCGATTCGCAGACGCGAAGCCGAAGGGCTGTGTCTTCGAGTACGTCTATCTGGCCCGCCCCGACACCGACATCGCGGGCCGCAACGTCTATCTCTCCCGTGTGGAGATGGGCCGCAGGCTCGCCAAGGAAGCCCCGGTCGACGCGGATCTGGTCATAGCGACGCCGGAGTCCGGCACCCCCGCCGCGATCGGCTACGCCGAGGCGAGCGGAATCCCCTACGGCTCCGGCCTGGTGAAGAACGCCTACGTCGGCCGCACCTTCATCCAGCCGTCCCAGACCATCCGCCAGCTGGGCATCCGCCTCAAGCTGAACCCGCTCAAGGAAGTCATCCGGGGCAAGCGCCTGGTGGTCGTCGACGACTCGATCGTCCGCGGCAACACCCAGCGCGCGCTGGTGAAGATGCTCCGCGAGGCCGGCGCGGCCGAGGTCCACATCCGGATCTCGTCCCCGCCGGTGAAGTGGCCCTGCTTCTTCGGCATCGACTTCGCGACCCGCGCCGAGCTCATCGCCAACGGCATGACGATCGAGGAGATCGGCGCTTCGCTGGGCGCGGACTCGCTCTCGTACATCTCACTCGACGGGATGATCGAGGCGACCACCATCGCGAAGCCGAATCTCTGCCGTGCCTGCTTCGACGGCGAGTACCCGATGGACCTTCCCGACCCCGAGCTGCTCGGCAAGCAGCTTCTGGAGACGGAGCTGGCGGGCGGCGCCGATGCCGCCGACGCGCTCCGTCGCCCGTAA
- a CDS encoding Leu/Phe/Val dehydrogenase produces the protein MTDVTDGVLHTLFQSDQGGHEQVVLCQDRASGLKAVIAIHSTALGPALGGTRFYPYATEAEAVADALNLSRGMSYKNAMAGLDHGGGKAVIIGDSAAMDAGQRTELLLAYGRFVDSLGGRYVTACDVGTYVADMDVVARETRWATGRSPENGGAGDSSVLTAYGVFQGMRASAQHLWGDPTLRGRKVGIAGVGKVGHHLVEHLLSDGAEVVITDVREESVRRILDKHPGRVTAVTDTDTLIRTEGLDVYAPCALGGALNDDSVPALTAKVVCGAANNQLEHPGVEKDLADRGILYAPDYVVNAGGVIQVADELHGFDFDRCKAKASKIFDTTLAIFARAKEDGIPPAAAADRIAEQRMAEARRR, from the coding sequence GTGACCGATGTGACCGACGGCGTCCTGCACACCCTGTTCCAGTCGGATCAGGGCGGCCACGAGCAAGTCGTGCTGTGCCAGGACCGCGCCTCCGGCCTGAAGGCCGTCATCGCCATCCACTCGACCGCTCTGGGCCCTGCCCTGGGCGGCACCCGTTTCTACCCGTACGCCACCGAGGCAGAGGCCGTCGCGGACGCGCTGAACCTCTCCCGTGGGATGTCGTACAAGAACGCCATGGCCGGGCTGGACCACGGCGGCGGCAAGGCCGTGATCATCGGTGACTCCGCGGCGATGGACGCCGGGCAGCGAACAGAGCTTCTGCTCGCCTATGGCCGGTTCGTGGACTCGCTCGGTGGCCGCTATGTGACAGCCTGCGACGTCGGCACATACGTCGCCGACATGGACGTCGTGGCCCGGGAGACCCGGTGGGCCACCGGCCGCTCCCCGGAGAACGGCGGCGCCGGCGACTCGTCCGTGCTGACCGCGTACGGCGTCTTCCAGGGCATGCGGGCCTCGGCCCAGCACCTGTGGGGCGACCCGACGCTGCGCGGCCGCAAGGTCGGCATCGCGGGCGTCGGCAAGGTCGGTCACCACCTGGTCGAGCATCTGCTGTCGGACGGCGCCGAAGTCGTGATCACGGATGTACGGGAGGAGTCCGTACGCCGGATCCTCGACAAGCACCCGGGCAGGGTGACCGCGGTCACCGACACGGACACCCTCATCCGCACCGAGGGCCTGGACGTCTACGCTCCGTGCGCGCTCGGCGGCGCACTGAACGACGACTCCGTGCCCGCGCTCACCGCGAAGGTGGTCTGCGGCGCTGCCAACAACCAGCTCGAGCACCCGGGCGTGGAGAAGGACCTCGCGGACCGCGGGATCCTCTACGCCCCCGACTACGTCGTGAACGCCGGCGGCGTGATCCAGGTTGCCGACGAGCTGCACGGCTTCGACTTCGACCGGTGCAAGGCGAAGGCGTCGAAGATCTTCGACACCACGCTGGCCATATTCGCACGCGCGAAGGAAGACGGGATTCCGCCGGCCGCGGCGGCCGACCGGATCGCCGAGCAGCGCATGGCGGAGGCCCGCCGGCGCTGA
- a CDS encoding META domain-containing protein — translation MRNQLSIPVTVLALLALAACGTEPGSGSGDGSVRTDLPLTGVHWSVDSVTVGGKKTAAPAGAQVEITDKGRAQGNYGCNHFGADVKVEGDTVTVSPGEMTEMACAKDIQGFEDTLRAAFSGKLKAKITDEKLTLTTEKGDSIALTSERPAPLVGTKWSVNSLLSAGTASSLPAGTDKKAYLTFGKDGSVQGSLGCNTFHSTAKISGADITFGRLATTRKMCPGPEMNLERELLKVLHGTVTYQLQHRGLTLTAPNGKGLAASAAQK, via the coding sequence ATGCGGAACCAGCTGAGCATCCCTGTCACCGTCCTGGCACTCCTCGCCCTTGCCGCCTGCGGCACGGAGCCGGGTTCCGGCTCCGGCGACGGCTCGGTCAGGACCGATCTGCCCCTCACCGGCGTCCACTGGTCCGTCGACAGCGTGACCGTCGGTGGCAAGAAGACCGCGGCGCCGGCCGGCGCGCAGGTCGAGATCACGGACAAGGGCAGGGCCCAGGGCAACTACGGCTGCAACCACTTCGGGGCGGACGTCAAGGTCGAGGGCGACACGGTCACCGTGAGCCCGGGTGAGATGACCGAGATGGCCTGCGCCAAGGACATCCAGGGCTTCGAGGACACACTGCGTGCCGCCTTCTCCGGCAAGCTCAAGGCGAAGATCACCGACGAGAAGCTCACCCTGACCACCGAGAAGGGCGACTCCATCGCCCTCACCTCGGAGCGACCGGCCCCGCTGGTGGGCACCAAATGGTCGGTGAACTCACTCCTCTCCGCCGGGACCGCGTCGTCCCTGCCCGCCGGGACCGACAAGAAGGCGTATCTGACCTTCGGCAAGGACGGGTCCGTACAGGGCAGCCTCGGCTGCAACACCTTCCACAGCACCGCGAAGATCAGCGGCGCCGACATCACCTTCGGCCGCCTCGCAACCACCAGGAAGATGTGCCCGGGCCCCGAGATGAATCTGGAGCGCGAACTGCTCAAGGTCCTCCATGGCACGGTGACGTACCAACTGCAGCACCGCGGCCTGACCCTCACCGCGCCGAACGGCAAGGGACTGGCCGCGAGCGCCGCCCAGAAGTGA
- the purM gene encoding phosphoribosylformylglycinamidine cyclo-ligase, with protein MTAESFERAPHAGAGASYAAAGVDIEAGDRAVELMKEWVKKTQRPEVLGGLGGFAGLFDASALKRYERPLLASATDGVGTKVDLARKMGVYDTIGHDLVGMVVDDLVVCGAEPLFMTDYICVGKVHPERVAAIVKGIAEGCVLAGCALVGGETAEHPGLLGEDDFDVAGAGTGVVEADRLLGADRIRTGDAVIAMASSGLHSNGYSLVRHVVFDRARMSLDQQIEEFGRTLGEELLEPTKIYSLDCLALTRTTEVHAFSHITGGGLANNLARVIPDSLHAVVDRSTWTPGAVFDLVGKAGQVERLELEKTLNMGVGMIAVVPEESVDVALTTLADRGVDAWVAGEITERGEHTTGATLTGDYAG; from the coding sequence ATGACAGCTGAGTCTTTTGAGCGTGCTCCGCACGCGGGCGCCGGTGCCAGTTACGCAGCCGCGGGCGTCGACATCGAAGCCGGCGACCGCGCCGTCGAGCTGATGAAGGAGTGGGTGAAGAAGACGCAGCGCCCCGAGGTCCTCGGCGGCCTCGGCGGTTTCGCCGGCCTCTTCGACGCCTCCGCCCTCAAGCGCTACGAGCGTCCGCTGCTCGCCTCGGCCACCGACGGCGTCGGCACGAAGGTCGATCTCGCCCGCAAGATGGGCGTGTACGACACGATCGGCCACGACCTCGTCGGCATGGTCGTCGACGACCTGGTCGTCTGCGGCGCCGAGCCGCTCTTCATGACCGACTACATCTGCGTCGGCAAGGTCCACCCCGAGCGTGTCGCCGCCATCGTCAAGGGCATCGCCGAGGGCTGTGTGCTGGCCGGCTGCGCGCTGGTCGGCGGCGAGACCGCCGAGCACCCCGGACTGCTGGGCGAGGACGACTTCGACGTCGCGGGCGCCGGTACGGGCGTGGTGGAGGCCGACCGGCTGCTGGGCGCGGATCGTATCCGTACGGGTGACGCGGTCATCGCCATGGCGTCCTCCGGCCTTCACTCCAACGGGTACTCGCTGGTCCGCCATGTCGTCTTCGACCGCGCCAGGATGTCCCTGGACCAGCAGATCGAGGAGTTCGGGCGGACGCTGGGCGAGGAGCTTCTCGAGCCCACCAAGATCTACTCGCTGGACTGCCTGGCGCTCACCCGGACCACCGAGGTGCACGCTTTCAGCCACATCACCGGCGGCGGCCTTGCCAACAACCTGGCCCGGGTCATCCCGGACAGCCTGCACGCGGTCGTCGACCGTTCGACCTGGACCCCCGGCGCGGTCTTCGACCTCGTCGGCAAGGCCGGTCAGGTCGAGCGGCTCGAGCTGGAGAAGACCCTCAACATGGGCGTCGGCATGATCGCCGTTGTCCCCGAGGAGTCGGTGGACGTGGCGCTGACCACGCTCGCGGACCGCGGCGTCGACGCCTGGGTCGCGGGAGAGATCACCGAGCGCGGCGAGCACACCACGGGCGCGACGCTCACGGGCGACTACGCGGGCTGA